A portion of the Enterobacter sp. SA187 genome contains these proteins:
- the manD gene encoding D-mannonate dehydratase ManD → MKIVSAEVFVTCPGRNFVTLKITTDDGITGLGDATLNGRELSVASYLKDHVCPQLVGRDAHRIEDIWQFFYKGAYWRRGPVTMSAISAVDTALWDIKAKAAGMPLYQLLGGASRDGVMVYCHTTGHSVDDVLEDYARHKEMGFKAIRVQCGVPGMKTTYGMSKGKGLAYEPATKGQWPEEQLWSTEKYLDFTPSLFAAVREKFGFNEHLLHDMHHRLTPIEAARFGKSIEEYRLFWMEDPTPAENQECFRLIRQHTVTPIAVGEVFNSIWDCKQLIEEQLIDYIRTTITHAGGITGMRRIADFASLYQVRTGSHGPSDLSPICHAAALHFDLWVPNFGVQEYMGYSEQMLEVFPHNWTFDNGYMHPGDKPGLGIEFDEKLAAKYPYDPAYLPVARLEDGTLWNW, encoded by the coding sequence ATGAAGATTGTTAGTGCTGAAGTATTTGTTACCTGTCCAGGGCGAAATTTTGTCACGCTGAAAATCACCACCGATGACGGCATTACCGGGCTGGGGGATGCGACGCTTAACGGGCGCGAGCTTTCTGTGGCCTCTTATCTGAAAGATCATGTCTGTCCGCAGCTGGTGGGACGAGACGCGCACCGTATCGAAGACATCTGGCAGTTCTTCTATAAAGGCGCGTACTGGCGTCGTGGCCCGGTCACCATGTCGGCGATTTCAGCCGTTGATACAGCGCTGTGGGACATCAAAGCCAAAGCCGCTGGTATGCCGCTGTATCAGTTGCTGGGCGGCGCATCCCGCGATGGGGTGATGGTTTACTGTCATACCACCGGCCATTCCGTTGATGATGTGCTGGAAGACTATGCCCGTCACAAGGAGATGGGCTTTAAGGCAATACGCGTACAGTGCGGCGTGCCGGGGATGAAAACCACCTATGGCATGTCGAAGGGCAAGGGCCTGGCCTACGAACCAGCCACCAAAGGGCAGTGGCCGGAAGAGCAGTTGTGGTCGACGGAAAAATACCTCGATTTCACGCCGTCGCTGTTTGCCGCCGTGCGCGAAAAATTCGGCTTTAACGAGCATCTGCTGCATGACATGCACCACCGTCTGACGCCCATCGAAGCGGCGCGCTTTGGCAAGAGCATCGAAGAGTACCGTCTGTTCTGGATGGAAGATCCGACCCCGGCAGAAAATCAGGAGTGCTTCCGCCTGATCCGCCAGCATACCGTGACGCCCATTGCCGTGGGTGAAGTATTTAACAGCATCTGGGACTGCAAACAGCTGATTGAAGAGCAGCTGATCGACTATATCCGCACCACCATTACCCATGCGGGCGGCATTACCGGTATGCGTCGTATCGCTGATTTTGCCTCTTTATATCAGGTGCGCACCGGCTCCCACGGCCCGTCGGATCTGTCGCCCATTTGCCACGCTGCCGCGCTGCATTTCGATTTGTGGGTACCGAACTTTGGCGTACAGGAATATATGGGTTATTCGGAGCAAATGCTGGAAGTCTTCCCGCATAACTGGACGTTTGATAACGGCTATATGCATCCGGGAGATAAACCGGGCCTTGGCATTGAGTTTGATGAAAAACTGGCGGCGAAATATCCCTACGATCCCGCTTATTTACCTGTCGCGCGACTGGAAGATGGCACGCTCTGGAACTGGTAA
- a CDS encoding MFS transporter, producing MVSSVDIKSDGDNTPLIRRVASASAIGTAAEYYDFFAYGTAAVLFFGHLFFPSDDPLISTLAAFATYAVGFLARPLGGIVFGHIGDKVGRKKALVITILIVGLGTFCIGLLPTYEKIGIWAPVLLILIRILQGFGVGGEQAGAVLMTAEYSAPERRGFFASWVQIGAPVGFLLPLALFAILNATLTAEAMMDYGWRIPFLLSLLLVIVGLFIRLRIDESPVFAQIRQTKAEESRPLVEVIRDYPGIVTKGVCAKLIEACTFAMFTVIVLAYGKANNLDANILMETMIVAVILEVIAIPLMGALCDKIGRKPVYITGALLQVIMIVPFFLAINQDSFWLTQLVMIIVLSVGHSMCYAPQASYFPELFPTHIRCSGIALIWQIGSLIGSGVLGLVAVKILQVTGGHYYGLAAYVIVLGIVSIIGLLLMPETAPSRRDAEYHEWQQH from the coding sequence ATGGTCAGTTCAGTCGATATAAAAAGCGATGGTGATAATACCCCATTAATTCGGCGTGTTGCGTCTGCGTCTGCCATTGGCACCGCAGCAGAATATTATGATTTCTTTGCCTACGGCACGGCGGCGGTGCTCTTTTTTGGACACTTATTTTTTCCAAGCGATGATCCTTTAATCAGTACCCTGGCGGCTTTTGCTACCTATGCTGTGGGATTTCTGGCGCGTCCATTGGGCGGCATTGTATTTGGTCATATTGGCGATAAAGTTGGACGCAAAAAGGCGCTTGTCATCACCATCCTTATTGTGGGGTTAGGGACATTCTGTATTGGGCTGCTCCCGACCTACGAGAAAATCGGTATCTGGGCACCTGTGCTGTTAATTTTAATCCGTATCCTTCAGGGCTTTGGCGTCGGAGGTGAACAGGCCGGGGCGGTACTGATGACGGCAGAATATTCTGCTCCAGAGCGGCGCGGATTCTTCGCCAGTTGGGTGCAGATCGGCGCGCCGGTCGGTTTTTTATTGCCGCTGGCATTATTTGCTATCCTGAACGCCACGCTCACTGCAGAAGCCATGATGGATTACGGCTGGCGTATTCCATTCCTGCTTAGCTTACTGTTGGTGATCGTGGGACTGTTTATTCGACTCCGTATTGATGAGTCGCCGGTATTTGCCCAAATCCGCCAAACGAAGGCCGAGGAGTCACGTCCGTTGGTTGAGGTGATCCGCGATTACCCCGGCATTGTGACAAAAGGCGTCTGCGCCAAATTGATCGAAGCCTGCACCTTTGCCATGTTTACCGTTATCGTGCTGGCCTATGGCAAGGCGAATAATCTCGACGCCAATATCCTGATGGAAACGATGATTGTCGCCGTTATTCTGGAAGTGATCGCCATTCCACTGATGGGCGCGCTGTGCGACAAAATAGGACGCAAGCCGGTTTATATTACTGGTGCATTACTCCAGGTCATTATGATTGTGCCGTTCTTTCTGGCTATTAATCAGGACAGTTTCTGGCTCACGCAGTTAGTGATGATCATTGTACTCAGCGTCGGTCACAGTATGTGTTATGCGCCACAAGCCTCTTATTTCCCGGAGTTATTCCCGACACATATTCGTTGTAGCGGCATCGCGTTAATCTGGCAAATAGGTTCATTAATCGGTAGCGGAGTATTAGGTCTGGTGGCAGTGAAAATATTACAGGTTACTGGTGGGCATTATTACGGCCTGGCAGCCTACGTCATTGTGCTTGGTATTGTGTCCATTATTGGCCTTTTGTTAATGCCCGAGACAGCACCTTCCAGGCGAGACGCTGAATACCACGAATGGCAGCAACATTAA